The nucleotide sequence ACCAAGATGATGGACAAGACGGCGCGCCACATAACTGTCGCCACGAGGGAGGCGTTCGTGCGCATGAAGGCGCTTCACACGAACATCCTAGAGGCGAACAGAGAGGGCGGCAAGGACGACAGTATCAGGGTGAATAAGCAAGATGCTGCAATTGTGTGCGTGAAATGCTCTCGAAGCCTGCAGAGCGCCGACAAAGAACAGCAGACAACGCCTGTCTGAAGGAGAGATTCTGCAGCGCAAACGGAGCCTTGGCGAAGGATAAGCCAGCCGACTGTGGCTGGAGGAACCGTGGTTCAAGTGGCCCCACCATCCACGCGCCCAACGCAGCAGAAAAGTGCCAAAGCTTCCAGGAGCACCCGAAAGAACCCGCCAAAAGGGCCACAAGAGAGAGATGCGACGCACGCTGGCGCCAGTAAGACTGTGAGCCCGGCAATTCCGGTCGCTGAGTGGGAGGTGGTCAAGAAAAAGCCGAGGGCCACGCGTCGCGCCAGACCCGACGCCGTCGTTGTCCAGGCGAGCGGGAAATCGTACAGCGAGGTGTTAGCCATGGTGACTCGAAGGGAAGATAAACAGCTGTCGGACTTGGGAAGCTGTGTATCCAAGGTACGTCGCACCATTAACGGCAACCTACTGCTCGAGGTGGCCAAAGGCAGCGCAGAAAGTGCAGAAGCCATGAAGGAGAGCATTGCGAGGGTGTTAGGCGACGCAGCATCAGTGCGAACCATGTCGGACGAGACCAAACTGCTCGTCCTGGAGATACGAGACATCGACTCCATCGCGACGGAGCAGGAAATCTGCGCTGCGATTGCGAGCCAGTATGGTATCGACGCGGAGCGCATCAGAGTTCGGAGTCTGCGTCGAGGCTACGCGGAGTCGCAGCTAGCTGTGATCAGCTTGCCCTACTCCCTGGGGAAAACCGTCCTCCATCGTGGCGAGGTGCGGATTGGATGGACCATCTGCAGGATCCGGGAAAGAACAGGCCCCCCAAGATGTTTTAAATGCTTGGAATCCGGGCATATTGCAGTTAACTGCAAGAGCCTAGTGGACAGGAGCGATTGCTGCATGAGATGTGGTGAAAAAGGGCACAAGGCAGCCAAGTGCAGCAAGGAGCCTTCATGTTTATTCTGCTCTGCGGCAGGAAGAAAGGAGACCAGGCACCAGGCAGGAAGCAGGCTCTGCCCAGCCACAACCAGCGGGACAGGGAGACCTCGGCCGTCATGCAATTGATTCAGCTAAATTTGAACCATTGTAGTGCCGCGCAGGACCTCCTGAAGCAGACGGTGCGTGAGCTGGGTTCTGAGGTGGCGATACTAAGTGAGCCATACAGAGTGGAAAGCAGCAGCGATTGGGTCACGGATCGCACAGGCAAAGCTGCACTGTGGCTCTGCGGCGTGAGTGTTCCACCAATGCGGGACACGATGGCAGTAGAGGGATTTGTCCGAGCGAACGTAGGCGGCACATGGATCTACAGCTGCTACCTGGCCCCCAGTCTATCACTGACGTCCTTTAGCAGGATCATGGACGAGCTGATCAGCGACCTAAGAGGAAGGAGCAACGTGGTGATCGGAGGCGACTTTAACGCCTGGGCCGAGGAATGGGGCTCCCTCTATACCAACGGCAGGGGGCGCACCATCCTTGAAGCAATTGCGTCTCTGGACATCGTCCTGTTGAACGAGGGCTCCCAGCACACCTTCAACAGAGCTGGGGCCGGTTCAATCATCGATCTATCGTTCGCGAGCAGCTCGTTATCCCGTAGCACACGCTGGAGGATAGGCGAGGTGTTCACTGCCAGCGACCATGAGGCCATCCTGCTGACAGTTGGCGGTCCACCGTGCCAAAGCCAGCCGATGACCGGGCCAAGAAAAGCCTACCGCCAGGACACCTTTAGAACACAGACCTTCGCCAGCGCACTGGAGGGATTGGCTGTATCTGAGCTGGACTCGGCAGATGTAGCAGCGAACAAATTGGCAGCCAGACTGGAGGAAGCCTGTGACCAAAGCATGCAGCAGCGTAAGACCTTTCGGAAGCACCACGCGCCAGTGTACTGGTGGAGTGAGGAAATCGCTAGCTTGCGCAGGACCTGCCTTCGAGCCAGGAGGTTAGTCCAAAGGGCGAGAGGCACCGCAAACCTTTCTGCCTGCAACTCTAGCTTTAAGAGTGCAAAGAAGGCACTCAAACTGGCGATTCGGGACAGCAAGAGGGAGAGCTACCTCAAGCTCTGTGACGAGCTGGAAAACGACCCATGGGGAAGAGCCTACAAGACGGTGGCAAGCGTGTGAGTGCCGGCAACAGGTCGCCTACTGACCCAGCGGTCCTGGAAGGCATTGTCCAAGTGCTGTTTTCAGAGGGTCGCCGCCATTGCATCCCCCGATGGACGCGACAAATTGGGAGCCAGATATGTCCGGTCACGGAGACGGAACTATTGTCTGCGGCAAGGAACATGAAGAGCAAGAAGGCACCCGGGCCGGATTTGGTCCCGAACAGGGCAGTGAAGACCCTGCTATCCCTCCATCCGGGCGTGGTAGCATCGCTCTACAACACGTGCATGCTGGAAGGGACCTTCCCCGACAGGTGGAAGCGCCAAAAACTTCTGCTCCTGCCGAAGCCAGGGAAACCAGCGGGCGAAGCTTCTTCCTATAGACCCATCTGCCTGCTGGACACTATAGGCAAGGTCTTCGAAAGGGTCATTGCAACAAGGCTTAACGCAGCTATGGAGGACGCCGGTGGACTGTCTTCCAACCAGTACGGTTTCCGTAAAGGGAAATCTACACTGGACGCGATAGAGAGGGTCACCAATATTGCTGCTAAAGCCATCGCGGGTACCAGATGGaaaggtgggacgaaaaagtatTGTCTAGTGGTCACGCTGGACATACGGAACGCGTTCAACACAGCCGATTGGGGGAGGACACTGGAGGCACTACGGTCCTTCAACATCCCGGATTACCTGCTGAATGTAGTGCACAGCTACCTCAGCAAAAGGGAGTTGGTCCTAGATACCTCTGTGGGCCCCAGGACGTACGAGGTGACAGCCGGTGTTCCTCAAGGCTCGG is from Drosophila suzukii chromosome 3, CBGP_Dsuzu_IsoJpt1.0, whole genome shotgun sequence and encodes:
- the LOC136117574 gene encoding uncharacterized protein; translation: MFILLCGRKKGDQAPGRKQALPSHNQRDRETSAVMQLIQLNLNHCSAAQDLLKQTVRELGSEVAILSEPYRVESSSDWVTDRTGKAALWLCGVSVPPMRDTMAVEGFVRANVGGTWIYSCYLAPSLSLTSFSRIMDELISDLRGRSNVVIGGDFNAWAEEWGSLYTNGRGRTILEAIASLDIVLLNEGSQHTFNRAGAGSIIDLSFASSSLSRSTRWRIGEVFTASDHEAILLTVGGPPCQSQPMTGPRKAYRQDTFRTQTFASALEGLAVSELDSADVAANKLAARLEEACDQSMQQRKTFRKHHAPVYWWSEEIASLRRTCLRARRLVQRARGTANLSACNSSFKSAKKALKLAIRDSKRESYLKLCDELENDPWGRAYKTVASV